Proteins from one Malania oleifera isolate guangnan ecotype guangnan chromosome 4, ASM2987363v1, whole genome shotgun sequence genomic window:
- the LOC131152759 gene encoding uncharacterized protein LOC131152759 — protein MGIWLYDVVNLSGKPLNLKNSSNTWRLNNVTNTVDRVTGYWSNSWYFSSSSPNVTIQVYDAGSWRLTINVTQNTRSLSATWGITRNYTRFNFIFQDSVIWFYSSNHPLTLDGRQHQGWYMDVTEQNLKWEPYNVAS, from the coding sequence ATGGGCATTTGGTTGTATGATGTGGTGAATCTTTCGGGAAAACCCCTTAACTTGAAAAATTCATCGAACACTTGGAGGTTGAACAACGTGACCAACACAGTTGACAGAGTGACTGGGTATTGGAGCAATTCTTGGTACTTCTCATCAAGCTCTCCAAATGTAACTATCCAAGTCTACGATGCTGGATCTTGGAGATTGACCATTAATGTTACACAGAACACTAGGAGTTTAAGTGCAACATGGGGCATAACAAGGAATTATACGCGCTTTAACTTTATTTTTCAAGACAGTGTGATTTGGTTTTATTCCTCAAACCATCCTCTCACGTTGGATGGGAGGCAACATCAGGGATGGTATATGGATGTTACTGAGCAAAACCTCAAATGGGAGCCCTATAATGTGGCTTCATAG